From the genome of Clostridia bacterium, one region includes:
- the cobJ gene encoding precorrin-3B C(17)-methyltransferase, with translation MGPGSERHLTPAARQALEEAEVIVGYRTYLGFLGPYLAGREVVATGMTEEVARCREAIRRAEAGRRVALVCGGDPGVYGLASLVLELLAAREGPELPVEIVPGMTAALAAAAVLGAPLGHDFAVISLSDRLTPWEVIEKRLRLAAKADLVLALYNPRSHGRQEQLVRARQILLEYRQPQTPVGVVQNAARCGERWWVSDLEGFINLPIDMATTVIVGSRQTRVLGGRMVTPRGYRL, from the coding sequence GTGGGCCCGGGTTCGGAGCGTCACCTCACACCTGCGGCCCGCCAGGCCCTGGAAGAAGCCGAGGTGATTGTGGGTTACCGCACCTACCTGGGGTTCCTGGGGCCTTATCTTGCCGGTCGGGAAGTAGTGGCCACCGGTATGACCGAGGAGGTGGCCCGCTGCCGGGAAGCCATTCGCCGGGCAGAAGCCGGTCGGCGGGTGGCCCTGGTGTGCGGCGGGGATCCGGGGGTGTACGGTCTGGCCTCTCTGGTGCTGGAGCTGCTCGCCGCCCGGGAGGGACCCGAGCTACCGGTAGAGATTGTGCCCGGCATGACCGCCGCCCTGGCGGCGGCAGCCGTTCTGGGCGCCCCCTTGGGGCACGACTTTGCCGTGATCAGCCTGAGCGATCGGCTAACCCCCTGGGAGGTGATCGAAAAGCGGCTGCGCCTGGCGGCGAAGGCCGATCTGGTGCTGGCCCTGTACAACCCCCGTAGTCACGGCCGACAGGAGCAGCTCGTGCGCGCTCGGCAGATTCTTCTGGAGTACCGGCAGCCTCAGACCCCGGTAGGGGTGGTGCAGAACGCGGCTCGTTGCGGGGAACGGTGGTGGGTTTCCGATTTGGAGGGGTTCATCAACCTGCCAATCGATATGGCGACCACGGTAATCGTGGGCAGCCGCCAGACCCGGGTTCTGGGGGGACGTATGGTCACGCCCCGGGGGTACCGGCTATGA
- a CDS encoding cobalt-precorrin 5A hydrolase: protein MSEIAVVALTKRGGELAERIGAGLGKKAQVYLPWSEWPHSNPGKRAGKGALTAFLGELFTTRQALVLVMATGIAVRCLAPHLRDKRCDPAVVVVGEDGRYVISLLSGHLGGANDLAREVARLIGGQAVITTAGDLGGLPALDVVARDLGLVPAPERRLARVAARLADGARVGFWAEPSLVSVLEDRLGRGRVRPLEEFEGPEGWEGGVLVTDRRLPDFGPNWMFWRPRTVVVGVGCRRGVSARTVLAAVGRALRFAGVSRRSLLALATVDLKAEEPGLVSAVARLRCPLLVFGRREVARMLSEDGQLARSARVQARIGVGGVCEPCARLGAGGGSLIWPKTAYRGVTVAVARAGWR, encoded by the coding sequence ATGTCCGAAATAGCGGTAGTGGCCTTGACTAAACGGGGAGGAGAACTGGCGGAAAGGATCGGGGCCGGGCTTGGGAAAAAGGCGCAGGTGTATCTTCCTTGGTCCGAGTGGCCTCACTCAAACCCAGGTAAGCGCGCGGGCAAAGGCGCCTTGACCGCCTTTCTGGGCGAGCTCTTCACCACCCGGCAAGCGTTGGTGTTGGTCATGGCCACCGGCATTGCCGTCCGGTGCCTTGCTCCGCACTTGCGGGACAAGCGTTGCGATCCCGCGGTGGTAGTGGTTGGTGAGGACGGACGATATGTAATCAGTTTGCTTTCGGGGCATTTGGGCGGTGCAAACGATCTGGCGCGGGAGGTCGCCCGCCTGATCGGCGGTCAGGCGGTCATCACCACGGCCGGCGACCTTGGGGGCCTGCCGGCGCTGGACGTGGTGGCGCGAGACCTGGGGCTGGTGCCGGCGCCGGAACGGCGCCTGGCACGGGTGGCGGCCCGGCTGGCAGATGGTGCCCGGGTAGGTTTCTGGGCCGAGCCCTCCCTGGTATCCGTCTTGGAAGACCGTCTGGGCCGGGGCCGGGTGCGGCCGCTGGAGGAGTTTGAGGGGCCGGAGGGGTGGGAGGGAGGAGTGCTGGTGACCGACCGGCGCCTCCCCGATTTCGGTCCCAACTGGATGTTTTGGCGACCGCGCACGGTAGTGGTGGGCGTGGGTTGTCGTCGCGGGGTTTCCGCCCGGACCGTGCTGGCCGCTGTGGGCCGTGCACTCAGGTTCGCAGGCGTCAGCCGCCGCAGCCTGCTGGCTCTGGCCACGGTGGACCTTAAGGCGGAGGAGCCGGGGCTGGTGTCTGCCGTGGCACGGCTCCGGTGCCCGCTACTGGTGTTTGGCCGCAGAGAGGTAGCCCGGATGCTGAGTGAGGATGGCCAGTTGGCCCGTTCCGCGCGGGTGCAGGCCAGAATAGGAGTGGGAGGGGTTTGCGAGCCGTGTGCCAGGCTGGGAGCCGGGGGCGGAAGCCTGATCTGGCCCAAGACCGCCTACCGGGGAGTGACGGTGGCCGTGGCCCGGGCCGGCTGGCGGTAG
- the cobM gene encoding precorrin-4 C(11)-methyltransferase yields MKVYFVGAGPGDPELITVRGMRLLKQAEVVVYAGSLVNPAVLTYAPRAACYDSAGMTLEEIVELMVREASAGKMVVRLHSGDPTLYGALQEQILALEKRGVDYEIVPGVSSFTAAAAALGAELTQPGVSQTVILTRLPGRTPVPAREELEALANHRASLCLFLSASRLETAAEALHRGYGQEVPAALVYRASWPQQRVLSGELEEVVAGARAAGLDRSALLLVGPFLRRQGGRSLLYHPGFTHGYRRRSNVRNSGSGLD; encoded by the coding sequence GTGAAGGTTTACTTTGTAGGCGCGGGCCCCGGAGACCCGGAACTGATTACCGTGCGGGGAATGCGGTTGCTGAAGCAGGCGGAGGTTGTGGTTTATGCCGGATCTCTGGTGAACCCGGCCGTTCTGACCTACGCTCCCCGGGCGGCCTGCTACGACAGCGCCGGCATGACCCTGGAGGAGATAGTAGAGCTGATGGTGCGGGAAGCGAGTGCCGGGAAAATGGTAGTGCGCCTGCACAGCGGGGATCCCACCCTTTACGGGGCCCTGCAGGAGCAGATTCTGGCCCTGGAGAAGCGGGGGGTGGACTACGAAATTGTCCCCGGGGTAAGCTCCTTTACCGCCGCCGCGGCCGCGCTTGGAGCGGAGCTGACTCAGCCGGGAGTGAGCCAGACGGTAATCCTCACCCGGCTACCCGGACGCACACCGGTTCCGGCGCGAGAGGAGTTGGAGGCTTTGGCCAACCACCGCGCCAGCCTCTGCCTTTTCCTGAGTGCCAGCCGGCTGGAGACGGCGGCCGAGGCCTTGCACCGAGGCTACGGGCAAGAGGTCCCGGCGGCGCTGGTGTACCGGGCCTCATGGCCGCAACAGCGGGTTCTGAGCGGAGAGTTGGAGGAAGTGGTGGCCGGGGCCCGAGCGGCGGGCCTGGACCGTAGTGCCCTCTTGCTGGTGGGGCCGTTTCTGCGGCGCCAAGGCGGACGTTCGTTACTATACCATCCCGGTTTTACTCACGGTTATCGGAGGAGAAGCAATGTCCGAAATAGCGGTAGTGGCCTTGACTAA
- the cobI gene encoding precorrin-2 C(20)-methyltransferase produces MAGKLFGLGVGPGDPELITVRGRQVLASVPVVAVPISRPGEESLALKAARPWLSEKQEIVKLLLPMLRTEAELEAAWNRATGELLERLGRGLDVAFLTLGDAGLYSTYGYLLPRLQRAAPDLEVETVPGVPSFCAAAARLGLSLAQGTEPLAILPSAEDGEELRRLLRAFPNLVLMKVHRRYAEILRVLEEEGRLEDAVLASRCGWSEERLVRDLKGAEAAVEPDYLSLIIVKGETRR; encoded by the coding sequence TTGGCGGGTAAGCTCTTCGGCCTGGGAGTAGGTCCGGGGGATCCGGAGCTCATCACCGTGCGGGGACGCCAAGTGCTGGCCTCGGTACCGGTGGTGGCGGTCCCGATCTCCCGACCGGGCGAGGAAAGCCTGGCCCTTAAGGCGGCGCGGCCGTGGCTGTCCGAGAAGCAGGAGATCGTGAAGCTGCTGTTGCCCATGCTCCGGACCGAAGCGGAACTGGAGGCGGCCTGGAACCGGGCCACGGGCGAGTTGCTGGAACGGCTGGGCCGGGGATTGGACGTGGCCTTCCTGACTCTGGGGGATGCCGGTCTTTACAGTACCTACGGGTACCTGTTGCCACGGCTGCAGCGGGCGGCCCCGGACCTGGAGGTGGAAACCGTGCCTGGCGTTCCCTCTTTTTGCGCTGCGGCCGCCCGGTTGGGCCTTTCTCTGGCCCAGGGTACGGAGCCGCTGGCGATACTACCCTCGGCCGAGGATGGCGAGGAATTGCGGCGCCTCTTACGGGCCTTTCCCAATCTGGTGCTCATGAAGGTGCACCGGCGCTATGCGGAGATCTTGCGGGTTCTGGAGGAGGAAGGAAGGCTGGAAGACGCGGTGCTGGCCAGCCGCTGCGGCTGGTCGGAGGAAAGGCTGGTCCGGGACCTGAAAGGGGCTGAGGCGGCCGTAGAGCCGGACTACCTGTCGCTAATCATCGTCAAAGGAGAGACACGGCGGTGA
- the cbiT gene encoding precorrin-6Y C5,15-methyltransferase (decarboxylating) subunit CbiT, protein MPEVCWPYLTPGIPEDRFLLGEVPVTRLEVRVVWLALTRLAPGQVVWDVGAGTGSVSVEAARLVAPGPVWAVERDPRAASLVRANAARFGTDNLRVVEGEAPEALAGLPAPDRVLVGGSGGRLEEILSLCAGGLRREGILVASAVTWETMATLMAFFDRKPGWEVEAVCLNVARLAPLGGSRAWKAQNPVYLVRAARKGEDLGG, encoded by the coding sequence ATGCCTGAAGTATGCTGGCCCTACCTGACTCCGGGTATTCCGGAGGATCGATTCCTGCTTGGCGAGGTTCCCGTGACCCGATTGGAGGTGCGGGTGGTATGGCTGGCCCTTACCCGGCTGGCGCCCGGCCAGGTAGTCTGGGACGTGGGCGCGGGTACCGGTTCGGTGAGCGTAGAGGCGGCACGGCTCGTGGCTCCCGGCCCGGTTTGGGCCGTAGAGCGGGATCCACGGGCGGCCTCGCTGGTACGGGCCAACGCCGCTCGGTTCGGAACGGATAACCTGCGCGTGGTAGAGGGAGAGGCTCCCGAGGCCCTGGCGGGCCTGCCGGCTCCAGACCGGGTACTGGTGGGCGGCAGCGGCGGACGTTTGGAGGAGATCCTGAGCCTCTGCGCCGGAGGGTTGCGGCGGGAAGGCATTTTGGTGGCCAGTGCCGTTACCTGGGAGACTATGGCAACGCTGATGGCTTTTTTTGACCGAAAGCCCGGCTGGGAAGTGGAAGCCGTGTGTCTGAATGTGGCGCGTCTCGCTCCCCTGGGAGGCTCGCGGGCGTGGAAGGCGCAGAACCCGGTGTACCTCGTGCGTGCGGCCAGAAAGGGCGAGGACCTTGGCGGGTAA
- the cbiE gene encoding precorrin-6y C5,15-methyltransferase (decarboxylating) subunit CbiE has product METQTKAVWRVVGTGPGRREYLTPAAVEAVEAAEAVAGPPGALALFRLAGKEVYRLDANLSRLAQWLRLRLDRAVAVLVSGDPGFYSLLNWLRREFPDQRLEVVPGISSVQVAFARLASCWHDAVFVSLHGRSWEELEPHLPLLREPAGRKLVVLTGGRMTPAELARYLLRQGVKGRVWVGADLGRPEERCLEADLETLAAKNDFPSAAVVVLGHA; this is encoded by the coding sequence TTGGAAACACAAACCAAGGCGGTCTGGAGGGTGGTAGGTACCGGGCCCGGCAGGCGGGAATACCTCACCCCGGCGGCGGTGGAGGCGGTAGAGGCGGCGGAGGCGGTGGCAGGTCCTCCCGGTGCTCTGGCGCTTTTCCGGCTGGCGGGAAAAGAGGTGTACCGGCTGGATGCCAACCTCTCTCGTTTGGCCCAATGGCTCCGCTTGCGGCTGGACCGGGCGGTGGCGGTGCTGGTCTCGGGGGACCCAGGGTTTTACAGCCTCCTGAACTGGCTGCGGCGCGAGTTTCCGGACCAGAGGTTGGAGGTAGTCCCGGGCATAAGCTCGGTGCAGGTGGCGTTTGCCCGCCTGGCCTCCTGCTGGCACGATGCGGTATTTGTCAGCCTCCACGGCCGGAGCTGGGAGGAGCTAGAACCGCACCTCCCCCTCCTGCGGGAACCGGCGGGGCGCAAGCTGGTAGTGCTTACCGGCGGCCGGATGACCCCGGCGGAACTGGCCCGTTACCTCCTGCGCCAGGGGGTAAAGGGCCGGGTATGGGTAGGAGCAGATTTGGGCCGTCCGGAAGAGCGGTGTCTGGAAGCCGATCTTGAGACCCTGGCGGCGAAAAACGACTTCCCGTCGGCTGCGGTGGTGGTGCTCGGTCATGCCTGA
- the cbiD gene encoding cobalt-precorrin-5B (C(1))-methyltransferase CbiD, producing the protein MPGGLVLVTGGAGSGKRRFAENLAAARGRRVIHIVAAAAGDGEMRRATGRQRQGPLQEWETVEEPLHLARAIEDRDGPDRVLLIDGLGMYMGNLLEAYAASPPELTSESLHLQGAERMAGAIENLVRVTSRARAEVIVVSTEVGCGTEPVFPLGRAYRQWLGWANQRLALVAREVYLVVCGLPLELKSRAGGPPLRRGFTTGTCAAVAAKAATRAIFSGREVPEEEVGLPDGSRVRLPVRVYREEGRARAVVVKDAGDDPDVTHGAEVVAVAEPQVTAGVVLEAGAGIGRVTRPGLPVPVGEPAINPVPRKMILNSVEEVLPPGAGVKITLSIPQGEKLARRTMNPRLGIVGGLSVLGTTGRVRPMSREAMLTALRLQVEVSVAQGFDTLVLVPGAKGRQSAGQHGLPEAVVVETGNFLGELLETCAKRSVRRVLLWGHAGKLVKLAGGSFYTHSRAADARREIIGAWAAAEGASRETVRRLLSVATMEEAQTVLEAEGMSRVWSVLAERASEQARSLVRGKLEVGTVLLDRQGRILGRDREAVALMQELRG; encoded by the coding sequence GTGCCCGGAGGCCTGGTGCTGGTAACCGGAGGAGCGGGCAGCGGCAAGAGACGTTTTGCCGAGAACCTGGCTGCTGCCCGTGGCAGACGGGTGATTCATATAGTCGCCGCCGCGGCCGGAGACGGAGAAATGCGGAGAGCGACTGGGCGCCAGCGTCAGGGCCCACTTCAGGAGTGGGAAACGGTGGAGGAGCCCCTGCACCTCGCCCGGGCGATAGAAGATCGAGATGGCCCTGACCGGGTGTTGCTGATCGATGGCCTGGGAATGTACATGGGCAATCTGCTCGAAGCCTACGCTGCCTCTCCGCCGGAGCTGACCTCGGAATCCCTTCACCTTCAAGGGGCAGAGCGAATGGCGGGGGCCATCGAAAATCTGGTGCGGGTCACTTCTAGAGCCCGGGCGGAGGTCATCGTGGTGAGTACCGAAGTGGGGTGCGGAACGGAACCGGTTTTCCCTCTGGGCCGCGCTTACCGCCAGTGGCTGGGCTGGGCAAACCAGCGCCTGGCCCTCGTGGCTCGGGAAGTGTACCTGGTGGTGTGCGGGCTGCCCCTGGAACTGAAGTCCCGAGCCGGTGGGCCGCCCCTCCGCCGGGGCTTTACCACCGGCACCTGCGCTGCCGTGGCGGCCAAGGCCGCAACGCGGGCCATCTTCTCGGGCCGGGAAGTGCCGGAGGAGGAAGTCGGCCTTCCGGACGGAAGTCGTGTTCGGCTGCCGGTGCGGGTGTATCGGGAGGAGGGCCGGGCCCGGGCGGTGGTGGTAAAGGACGCGGGCGACGATCCCGACGTTACCCACGGCGCCGAGGTGGTGGCGGTGGCCGAGCCGCAGGTGACAGCCGGGGTGGTGCTGGAAGCGGGGGCGGGCATCGGTCGGGTGACCAGACCGGGCCTGCCTGTCCCGGTGGGTGAGCCGGCCATCAACCCCGTACCCCGGAAGATGATTCTAAACTCGGTGGAGGAGGTGCTGCCGCCGGGCGCCGGGGTGAAGATTACTCTATCCATTCCCCAAGGAGAGAAACTGGCCCGGCGGACCATGAATCCCCGCCTGGGAATCGTGGGCGGTCTTTCGGTTCTGGGAACCACCGGGCGCGTGCGGCCCATGTCTCGGGAGGCCATGCTTACCGCCTTGAGACTGCAGGTAGAGGTATCTGTAGCCCAAGGGTTCGACACCCTGGTACTGGTTCCCGGAGCCAAAGGGCGGCAGAGCGCCGGGCAGCACGGGCTTCCCGAGGCGGTGGTAGTGGAAACCGGAAATTTCTTGGGCGAACTCTTGGAAACCTGCGCCAAGAGATCGGTGCGCCGGGTGCTTCTCTGGGGGCACGCCGGCAAACTGGTCAAGTTGGCCGGCGGCAGCTTCTACACCCACAGCCGGGCGGCGGACGCCCGCCGGGAAATCATCGGCGCCTGGGCGGCGGCGGAAGGTGCCTCCCGGGAAACGGTGCGGCGCCTGCTTTCCGTGGCCACCATGGAGGAGGCCCAGACGGTGCTGGAGGCCGAGGGCATGAGCCGGGTGTGGTCGGTGCTGGCCGAACGGGCCAGCGAGCAGGCTCGATCTCTGGTGCGGGGAAAACTGGAAGTGGGTACGGTATTGCTGGACCGCCAGGGAAGAATCTTGGGCCGTGACCGAGAGGCCGTAGCCCTGATGCAGGAACTGAGGGGGTAA